Within the Kribbella aluminosa genome, the region GTCCGACGTGTGGGCGATCGCATCAACGTAGGGCCGGCGGATCCTGCGGTCGAGTGAGCAGATCCAGTTCGCCCCGTCGTCGGGGACACGCATCACGTCGACACACCACATACCCGTCGATGGGTCTCGGGCCATGGTCTGCTGGTATTCGAAGGTACGCAGCACCAGCGCCGTCGACAGGCCAGAAGCCCTCCCGGCCTGCGACGAAGAACTCGTAGGCGGACAATCGCTCGCGAATCACGTCGAAGTCCCACAGCGGGGTCGCGATCTCCAGGTCCTCGTGTTCACGAGTCTGGCGCCCCTGGAACAGATCCAAAGCCCACCCGCCGACCACCCACCAACGCGCAGACGTTCCCGCAAGAAGGCCGGCGATCGTCTGCGGGTGCCATGCATCCCACGTCTCCGGCCCCCAATCAAGGTCGACCGGTCCTGTCAGCACTCAGCAATCGTAGAGGCCGAAGCCCTCGCGACCGCCCGCCAAGGCAGGCAGGAGTGCACCTTCCGTGCAATGACGGATGTCCGCTCAGGCGCGAACGGGAATTGACTTCGCGTACCTGCCTTGCGCGGCTCGGCGGGCACCTGTGCTCACGTATTGCGCGGGACCTGGCCGATGAGCCCCAACACCGACTACCACGAGTGGAAGCGCCGCCTTGAAGACTGTTGCCGGGGTCGGCTCATTCGCCCTTGTAGCACAGGCAGAATGGGTGGCCGGCCGGGTCGGCATACACCGGGCAGCTGCCGCCCTGCGGCGGTAGCAGGGTCCCGCCGAGGCCGAGGGCGAGGCGTTCCTTCTCGGCCCGGTCGTCGAAGCCGATGTCGAAATGCATCTGCGGCGGATACGCAGGGTCGGGCCACCGGGGTGGTTGGTAGTGGGGGACGCGCTGCAGGGCGATCATCGGGAGCCGCTCGTCGTCGCGGGCGATCACGATCCGGTCGGGTGAGTCTTCGACCGTACGGGGCATGTCCAGTACGCCGCCCCAGAACCGGGCCAGCGTCGGTGGAGCGGCGCAGTCGATCACCACGCGGACGAGCGTGCCGAATCGGTCCGTGGGTTCGGTGAGGCCGGGGTAGAGGCAGAACGGATGGCCCACCGGGTCGGCGTACACGCGCCAGCCGGGGAAGTCCTTCAGCTTCGTCGCCCCGTGCTCCAGCGCTGCGCGCTCGGCAGCCTCGAGGTCGGCGACGAGCACATCGAGATGGATCTGCGTCGGGTGTGCCGGGTCGCGCCAGCGTGGAGGGCGCATCCGGCCCTCGCCCGGTCCGATCCGTCCGTGGGTGAGCATCGTGTAGAACGCCCGCAGCTCGTCCGCTCGCTCGTCGGGGCAGCCGACAACGACCCAGAATCGTCCGTCCTGCTCGTCGGAGTCGACCGACGTACCGACGACCTTGGCGGCCTGGTCCAGCACCACGCTCACGAACGCCTGTCCACTGTTGCCTTTCAGGACGACGCGGACCATGTGATCGTTGACCCGCCGCGCATTGCTCACGGTCCGGTCCGAACCCGCGAGCTCGTCCACATCCGGCCGCCACGACTCGGCGATCCACGGACCTGGATCCCATCCGACGAGGCCGCTGACCGCGTTGGCCGCTGGTACGTTCGCCTGTTCCAACGCGTCGACCCAGCGGCATGCGACTTCGACGAGATCCTGCGGCATCTCCGCAGTCTCACACCGGCCGGGCAACCCGATCAAGACTCGGCCAGCCCGGGGCTGCTAGACCCGGACCAGCGAAATGGTCGGCGGTCTCGCGACCTGGAACCGCAGCTCAGGGCGGTTTCGAACCGCCAACCCGTCCGCTGCGAAACGTGCTCCAAACCGCTGCGCGAGAGGAGGTCCTACAGCAGAACGTGGCCTAGTTGCGCAGTACGGCACCAATCGCAGAGCGACCGAGAAACAGGCTCGGCTCCTGGTCAACGAAGCCAGGCCGACGCCGCTCAATGCACTGATCAAGGTATGCCTTGAGGCGTTGGCGAGCCCCAAGCACCAGCAGGCGCCGGAACAGCTGTTGGCCGGCGCGAAGCGGGTCGATACGGGATCCGTGTTCACGACTGAGGTCGGTACGGCGATCGAGCCAGACAACCCGACGTCGTACCCGATCCGGAAGGCGGCTGAACTGGACGAGGTGCACTTCCACGATCTCCGGCACTCGTGCGTGACCTTGCTCCTAAGGCTGAAGGTGCCCCGCACATCGTGCAAACGATCGTGGCCACGCGGACGTCCAGGTGATCATCGCGGCGTACGCCATGCGCTGGAGGACCAGCGGCACGCGCTGAAACAGCTCGAGGGGATGGCTGCCGGACAGGTGCTGCTGTACTTGTTGCTGGACCAGCGGGAGGATCGGCGGATCTCAGACCGAGATCCACGCTCAAGAAAGGGTGGTCAGGGGCGGTCTCGAACCGCCGACCTTCCGCTTTTCAGGCGGACGCTCTACCAGCTGAGCTACCTGACCGGGAGAAAGTTCGGCGGCGGTGTTGTGGACACCGCCGCCTTCTTCTCCTGGCGACCCAGACGGGACTCGAACCCGCGACCTCCGCCGTGACAGGGCGGCACGCTAACCAACTGCGCCACTGGGCCTCAATGACTCGACGATCGTACAGCATCCTCGAGGTACTTCTTGCACCGGCCTTTCGGCCGTATCCCCAACGGGATTCGAACCCGCGTTACCGCCTTGAAAGGGCAGCGTCCTAGGCCACTAGACGATGGGGACTCGGACCCGCGGGAGCCGAAGCTCCAGGGACAGCCGTAAGCATAGAGGAGACCGCGCCAGCTTCCAAAACGGGATACTGGTGGGGTGATCGAGATGAGCCGGACCGACTTCGAGGGGCTGGTCGCGCAGGCGTTGGACGAGGTACCGGAGGAGTTGGCGGGGCTGATCGACAACGTGGCGGTGTTCGTGGAGGACGAGCCGCCGGCGGGGGATCCGGAGCTGCTCGG harbors:
- a CDS encoding nucleotidyltransferase domain-containing protein is translated as MLTGPVDLDWGPETWDAWHPQTIAGLLAGTSARWWVVGGWALDLFQGRQTREHEDLEIATPLWDFDVIRERLSAYEFFVAGREGFWPVDGAGAAYLRIPADHGPRPIDGYVVCRRDACPRRRGELDLLTRPQDPPALR
- a CDS encoding VOC family protein, with product MPQDLVEVACRWVDALEQANVPAANAVSGLVGWDPGPWIAESWRPDVDELAGSDRTVSNARRVNDHMVRVVLKGNSGQAFVSVVLDQAAKVVGTSVDSDEQDGRFWVVVGCPDERADELRAFYTMLTHGRIGPGEGRMRPPRWRDPAHPTQIHLDVLVADLEAAERAALEHGATKLKDFPGWRVYADPVGHPFCLYPGLTEPTDRFGTLVRVVIDCAAPPTLARFWGGVLDMPRTVEDSPDRIVIARDDERLPMIALQRVPHYQPPRWPDPAYPPQMHFDIGFDDRAEKERLALGLGGTLLPPQGGSCPVYADPAGHPFCLCYKGE